Part of the Deinococcus radiopugnans ATCC 19172 genome is shown below.
ATCTGCTGCTGACCGGCACCCACGTCGGCTGCGACACCAGCCAGTGCGGGGCCTGCACCGTGCATATTGACGGCGAGGCGGTCAAGAGCTGCACCGTGCTGGCCGTGCAGGCCGACGGTATGGACGTCAAGACCATCGAGGGCCTGGGCACGCCCGGCGAGTTGCACCCCCTCCAGACCGGTTTCTGGGAAAAGCACGGATTGCAATGCGGCTTCTGTACCCCCGGCATGATCATGGCGAGCGCGGAACTGCTCAAGCACAACGCCAACCCCAGCGAGGAAGAGATCCGCTACCACC
Proteins encoded:
- a CDS encoding (2Fe-2S)-binding protein — encoded protein: MNVTVNVNGKPYTRDVEPRTLLVHFLREDLLLTGTHVGCDTSQCGACTVHIDGEAVKSCTVLAVQADGMDVKTIEGLGTPGELHPLQTGFWEKHGLQCGFCTPGMIMASAELLKHNANPSEEEIRYHLEGNYCRCTGYHNIVKAVQHAAEIMAGGAEQGGQAADD